The genomic region ACTTGAAGGGCAAGAAAGATTATTCTCAATCTCAACTGTTGTTTGGATCAATGATCAAACTAATTCACATTTGGCTATTTATATCTATGGATGATTGATGGTTGTCTCAAATAAAACAGTGCCATCCGGTCATTTATCAATCCTCAATGGCCTGAGGCTATCAATTTCTATGCATGATAACTAAGTGATCCATAACAACAGTACCATGTTAGTACTTGAAACCATGAAAACTCTTGCATTGAGATATTCGTAAGTCTGTGAATATATTGCACACcttacatatttatatatctaGATACTGCACTGTTAAGACTAAGTGTGTTCTACACTTCGCAAGTCCTAGTTACAATGTTTGATTATATTTGTAATATTAGGCTTCTAGGTTATAATCTTCAGATCCTAGATTATTATTGGAATTATATAGCTTTATACATGTAAATGGACCACTTTGACTTAAGGACCCATAGGATTCTTACCAACACTTGCATGAGATGAAGCATTGAAAGGATGAGTTATGAGTTGACTAGTCCAATTAGAAAATGGCACTCCATTTTGAGAGGGGGAAGGGTCACTATTTCTCATAGAAAGTCTTTGAATGCATGGTATCCTTGAAGAGATGTTTCCCTTTTGCATGTAACTTATTCACACATATTGAGCattatgacatgtgtctcttgggcTCTTCTGTGGTTTCAAATTCCACTTGATGGTTTTATTCAAGCCTGAATTCTATAAATTGAAGGCTTAGGTAATTAGTTTCGGTATCACAGGTTGAAGGACTTTTGTTGGGCTGCTTGTATTCTTCAAGAAGGAGGTTGTTCCTACATCAGATGTCTGGATCAGATCCTTGCATTAATATATAGTTGTTAAAATAACACAATCAAGAATCTCATTTTGATACTGGATTTTTTCCCAAAAGAGTTTACCCAAGGTATGTGTTCTGTAACCTCTCTTCTTATCATGTTGATTTTCATTACATTTTCAAGTGAGCATAAGTATATCTCAGATTTATATCAATACACTAATATCAGATTTAAGATATTTTATTGTTCCTAACTGAAGAGTGAACCCCTATATTCAGATTGGAAAATAATATACCCATGGCAGCCTCTTCTGATCACAGTGCTCAAGGAATGAATAATATTAAGTCTTACGCCATCGTGATGCCACCATCTCCTCTATCATGGCATTTCTCCAAAACTTATTCACTTTAGAAGAGATCTTATCCTACAAACTTTGGTTTATTGTCTGTACAAATTAGAGTGAAACACATAGGAAATATAAAGGAATGTATCTTTCAAGTAACATTTGTTGTTTTATAAACCTTCTCCAACTACCAGTGGAGATCTAGCCACATCTAcatcttgttcttcaaaatttgTGTCAGAGGTGCTCACATCCTCTCCATCCATATTGCAATGTCCACTTGATTGTTCATTTGTAGATGCATCTCGGTGCTATATTTTAAGTTCAAAATGAACCTTATCACTCTCCTTTACATTTGGTTGTTCATCCCTGAACAAAACTAAGTTCCCTAAATATGACATCTCTTGAGTAGAAAACCTTCAATGTCATCAAATTCAAAAGCTTGTAGCCTTATACATTCTCACTATACCTAATGAAAATGAGTCTTTAAGCCTTGAAGTCCAACTTAGACCGCTTCTTCTTTCACACTTAAACAAATACCTCATGGCCGAACAATTTGAAGTGTATTACAGCAATCTTTTCACCTGTCAacatctcatatggtgtcttctccTCAAATATTGAAGTAGGAAacttattttataaatgaaaagTAATATTAACCATCGCAACCCAAGACTCTTATCCTGAAACAACATTGCTTAATAGGCTTATAACTCATTCCAACAAGATTCTATTTAACCTTTCAACTACTTCATTTTATCGTATTGTGTAGGGTGTCGTTATTTGCCTAATAATATCAATGTGCTTGCAAAATGCTCAAACTCTTTGGCGCAaaactgttggtgttggaaataagccacacccggaccaacgatggactggtccaagaggggccagtagctcagtggtagagcactccagcagcgtatggaaggtcctaggttcgagtcctagctggtccatgtctcaacatggtatcagagccaggttcaggctaggagccccaagcacacgagaggtgtggcttaagagggggtgttggtgttggaaataagccacacccggaccgacaatggactggtccaagagggaccagtagctcagtggtagagcactccagcagcatatggaaggtactaggttcaagtcctagctggtccatgtctcaacaaaaacTCCCACCATTTTCTAACCTTAACAATTTGATCTTCTTACCAATCTAGTTTTTTAAACCATAAACGTATGAAAATTCTCAAACTTTTTTCTAAGAAAATGCACCCAAACAtgtctagaataatcatcaataaaagagGCATAGTATCAAGACTTAACAATTGAGTGTGCACCCACAAGACTAAAGACATCACTATGAATCACTTCCAATCTCGCCCTTGCTATAGTGCTTCCTAAAACAAACTATAACTGATTTTTCTTTTTAAGTGAACTATGCTGACAAAACTCAAACCCAACAGAAAAATCTGAAAGATCTTCCACTATATTCACACTTACCAAGGTTTTCAAACCTTTTTGTCCTATATGACCCTACTAGTGGTGCCAAACTAACTCAAATTCAAGTCTGATTACATTGACTAAGTTGCACAATGTTGATGCCTCCAACCTAAAAGGAATCCATGCCTCACCCCTTTAGCTAGCACCAAATTGTCTTTAGCCAACCTAACACCATTTTCATCAAATTTAACATGCATAATAAATTCAATCCTCTCAGAGACAAAAATCAAGTTTCTAGCCAAACCTAGTATATGTAAAACATCAAAAAGTGTCCTCACTCTCCCATCCATGAAAGGCACTTTCATCTTTTCTTGACCAGCTAATTAGACAAGAGTATTATCACCAAGAAAAATCTATCATCTATCACACTCCTAGTGATTGGAGTACCAGTCCCTATGGGAAGTCATGTGGTATAATGCATATGAGTCAATCAACCAAGAATCATCACCAAGAATGTTAGTACATACAATAGCATCACTACCATACTCATCAATATCAAAGGATCTATAAgaggaatcatccttcttcttggacTTGCACTCCTTTATGTGACATCTCTTGCCACAATTTCAGCATTTTACTTTAGGTTTACTAAAATATTTAAACCTATCCTTCTTAGACTTCTTATCCCAAACATCCTTCTCTTTACCTCTCTATCCTTAGATCTACTCCTTACAACCATAGCATCATGAGAGGAATCATCCATGGGTTCTTTTGGTTTGGGTGAAAAACAATTACCACTAATTGTCATAATAGATTTTTACCATGAATGGGGTAAGGTACATTATAGTAAAATGTACTTATCCTCTTCTTCTATCTTAACTTGTGTTGACATTAATTGACTCATAATCATATTGAAGGTGTTGAGATAGTCATTTACAAAGTCTAGCTCTTTCATCTTTGAGGAATATAACTTCCTTTCCAAAAAAAGTTTGTTTACAAGACTCTTGGACTAATAGAAAGTTCATATCTTCTTCCACAATAAATATATAAAGGGCTCTTTTGACACATTCATCAATACAAAATTTGAAAGACATGGACAAATAGCACTTCTACCTTTCTAATCTAATCTATTCTAGTCCTCATCAAACATACCTATAGGCTTCACTGAAGATGACACTAATATCCACTGACATCTCTCCACCAAGAGATTTTCCACCTTGAACTTCCATATCTCAAAGTTCTGCCCATTGAACTACTCGATATTAGACCTTGACCTACTCAATATGAATCTAACAACACATGCTCTATATTCTCACAAGATCCTTCAAAGGCTCCCATTGAAACTAGTATATGCATACTACAACAAACCCTCACACCAagatttcaaaattgcaatctctcAACAATTTCACTGCTCACATGCATAGTTATGGCACCAAAATGGCATGGCTTCACCCAAGCAatcatgctttgataccaaaaGTTGGTAATTTAATCCTTGCTACAATCAACCAAATGACATGGCTTCACCCAAGCAatcatgctttgataccaaaaGTTGGGAATTTAATCCTTGCTACAATCAACCAATAGACTAGGATACTAGGACACCTTAAAATTGTGTGATCaaatccaattatatttttataccAATTCAATTAGCACAATAAGGGAATACATGAAACTATTTGCATACACATGAAACAAATTTAAATGGAGAACTCTTATGGGCAAACCCCCCCAACAAAACAAAAAGTTGTACTTGCAAGAAATATGCCAAATACAATAAGCATTTCCTGCAAAACATATCAAGCAGCAAACTACAACATACAACTTACAACTAGCATCTAAACAAACTTCATTCCATCTGTACATGCAAGTAGATGCAGGCAACAAGACATTCTCATGGAATACCAACcatctaaaatatctaactgttgACATGGTCAGCATCTCCTTCAAGATTCGCGACATGTGCTTCCTCCCGCCTCCCGTGGATCCTTGTCTCTAGCCACTCTCCCGTTTGTTGACAGCTCGAGCTTTTGGCGTAACGGCAGcggtgattccaacaattggtatcagagcgttgggTTACGGGTTCGAATCCCAGGAGGCCTCCTTCATTCCGTCGGTGTGAAACCCTCAGTCggtgctgagggggagattgttgacttgaccAGCACCTCCTCCGGGATTTGTGACATGTGCTTCCTCCCACCTCCCATGGATCCTTGTCTTTGGCCGCTCTCCTGTTCGTTGACAGCTCGAGCTTGTGCATAACAGCAGTAGTGATTCCAACACTAACTACCATATAAAATAACAATAGTCATACAACCAAAAAATGACCATACATGGACATTAGCATATCGCACATTACATCAAACTTGAATTCTTCACATAGTAATCATTGCAGATAGGTATTCATTGTTGCTCACAACTTGATTTCTTCACATAGATAATCATTGCAAGTAGGTAGTTATTGTTGCTCACAATTTGAATTCTTCACATAGATAATCATTGCAAATAGCCTAGTAAGAAGTCATTGTTGCTCACAATTTGAATTCTTCACATAGATAATCATAGCAAATAGGTAGTCATTGTTGCTCACAATCTGTCAAAAGCTATTTACCATCTTCACCTAAACCGCATACATGTCTTCCTCCAATACAACCAAACATCATCCATGGCTTGAGGTAGCAAATACAAACACCTGATTGCTTTCAGCTACATGCAATACCTTTAAGCATGCCCTAGAAGGTCACCATGCTCCTAGCCATCACTGCATATATTCCAATAACCAAGCACAAACACTTGCACTATCATACACAATCCAGTAACTAATACGATTATGCAATTGAGACTTCTCCTCCAAATGACTTGCAATTGCAACCATAGTGACACTAGACTTAGACAAGTCTCCATGCTAAATTACAACATCTAAAACTTATCACAACTTACCATAGTGTCATAGCCAACTTCATAGCTATTTCTAAGTCTACAAGCAAACACTTAACATTAAATAGAAAAAATTCACCATTTTATCTCACCAAAAACCTTATTAAGAGCCCTTTGTAGGTAAATAGAACCCCAAAGTTCCAATATTCATCACAAATTAACTACCTTAATAATCTCTAGTCATACAAAAATAAAGCACAAAAAATGCTTGCAAATATAACTGCGTTGTTTGCCCAACAAAAAACTAAAAGTATATGACCTATATTATCAATCACTGAAATTAGGACTTCTGACTGCTGCCCCCAAAGTTAGGGTTTCTAACTACTGCATCCATACACGGTATGAGCAATAAAAAGTTAACATATGCATGCAACTTCAAAGACATGCCAAAGATTTTCctagaaaaaattcaaatttgattccCTAAAGGCTAACCCCCAAATCTCGGTTTGAGGAGTTTAGCTTCAAGGGGTGGTGAGCAGATCTCTAGCAGTGCAAGCTGCTTGTAAGCAGTAACATAACAGGCATGCACTAACTGAATCGAAATGAAAAGAATTTGAGTCCTGTAAGATGAACGCAAAATTACTGTGAAAAGTTGGAACCCTAAGCTGTATCTTTTCCTCTGCCACTGATCGTGCTAGGTTATTAACATTAAAAGCTGTGACTTTAAGATTACTAATATAAAAATTCTTCACTGcctaagaaaaaaaagaaaagcctTGCTCATCCTGCCAATGTTGATACATGCTTTCAGCACCATGACTTGTATTGATATCTTTATATTCTGAAAATAAGGTTGAATTCGGAGAGAGAGTACAGGACACTTGAAATCAGACATTAACACAAAGGATCTTATCATAACATTTTTGAATGATAAACAGTGTAAATGATATGTTACCTCATGAATACTGGCATGAAATAGTTATATTCAGACAAGATGTGGTATCTTTTAGAAAAGAATTTGAAAGTTAATTCCTTTGATCAAAACCTCAATATTAATTCTGCCCAATTTCCTTCCCCGTATCCAATATCTATTTATTTGACTGGCGCCTGATGTAATTTTGCGTTTTCCTTGCCAAATAGCAAACGAGGGTATCATTCTCTTGTAAATTCTGGTTTGCTTTCAAATTCATCCATTAGTGATGTGTAAGCTCCAAAGTCTGAAATAAAACCAGTCTCGTCATGTAACTTCCTAGATACTTCTGAATTTTTTTTCTTACTAAGTCCGTGAATTAAAGTGTTATAGGTAATATCATCTGGCACTAAGCCTCTGTCAATCATTGTTTTCAAAAGCATGTTTGCCTTCCGTGTCTGGCCTTTCTTACAAAGTCCACTAATAAGAGCATTATAATGGATCACACCAGGCACCGCTccattatgctccatctccttgaATAGCTTCAAAGCCATTTCTAAATTGTCATTCTTGCAGTACCCATCAATAACCATTGTGTAGGTTGCATCATCAGGCATGAAACCTGCCTTTAACATCTCATGCAACATGTTGTGTGCATCTACAACTTTTCCTTGCCTGGTAAGTCCAGTTACCAGAGCAGTGTAACAAACATTATCCATCTTCATACCTTTCATAGCCATCTTGTTTCGAATCTCTAGAGCCTTTTCCAAATTACCTTCCTTACAGAATCCATCAACTAAAATAGTATAAGTGATCTTGTCAGGCACCAACCCTGTTTTCACCAATAGATCCAGGAATCTTTTAACTTCCTTTAACTTTCCAGCCCTGAAGAGCCCATGGACGAGTGCATTGTATGCAACCACATCAAGTTTTATTCCTTGTTTTACCATTTCATCATGTAGATTCAAAGCAGCCTCAATTGTGCCTAACTTACTGTGTGCATCGATCAATGTTGTAAAAATGACACCGTCTGGAATCACACCCCTTCCTTTCATCTCCTCAAACAACTTACACGCTTCCTCCAACCTGCCTTCCTTGCAATGCCCATTAATCAAAGAGCTGTAAGTCACAATATTAGGGCAAATGCCCTGTTCCACCATCACAGTCAAAAGCTTGTAAGCATCACTTATTTGCCCCTTCTTACAGTGCCCACTAATCAAAGTATTGAAAGTCACCAAATTAGGAGAAAGGCCCCTCTTCTCCATTTCATCAAACAAACTACTTGCTTCTCCCAGCTTCCCATCCTTACAAAGACAAGTAATAGTCATATTTAATGTATAGACATTGGGACATACTCCATATTCTACCATTTCATTATATAAATCCAAAGCAGAATCAGTAGATTTAGACTTAAGAAAGCTCCCGATAATGGCATTGCAGGTCTGCAAGGAAAGCACAAACTTGTGTTTCTTGATCAATCTTAAACACTGTATGGCATCTGGGATCATTCCACTCCGTGTGtatatattcattaacatattatAAACAGCAGGGGGTGTATGTTTTCTGGGGATCTGTGTTTCTACAAGTACCTGGAAAACAGAAGCAGCTGAATGGCGTCCCTTCCTCGAGACTATGATTTCCAGCAGAGACCGTGCTTGCGGGAACATTCTGGCCTGGCACAGAACATGAATCATAGTACAGTACGATCGAACCGTATGTCTAAAACCCTGCTGCTGCCCGGCCCAGTTGAAAAAATTCAGCAAGCAACCAACTTTCAATTGCCCTCTAAGTATTACTTGGATCACATGATCAGCAGTCAATCTGTGAGAAAGCTTTTTTAGAGAATCTAAACTGGGTTCTTCCTTTAATGCCATGTAGACCTTCTGGACTATTTCCGTGTTATCATTTTTAAGATTTATTGGTGAAGAAGGATGGACAGCAGGGAAACGTGAAATGGGTTTATTAATTGCTAAGCTTCTATAATATCGTCGGTGGGCGTTGGAGAGGTTGAGCAAAAGGACTGACATGTGGGTACTTTTTTTAATCATCAGGATATGGTTTAGAGAGTATGACTGTTTGTAAGAATAAGAATGATTTCGTAGCAgaacgaatatatatatataccgaaGAGAACTTGCACAGCAACTGGTAAATGCTCCGCCACAGAACCAAAATGAGACTGAGTAGCCGACTCGAGATCATTCTAAACAAAGAACTTTAAAGTTTAAACTCAAGCTCCTGTATGCTTAGTGGAATTTCTGCTAAAATTGCTGAAGAGTTAGGGTATGAAGCTGCTCCTCAATCGTTTTAAAAATTGTTTGTGGTAGGTGTATCTTTTctctatatttttaaataaaatatcttaattttgtattaataatattaataactaACAATCACATTTTGGCGTGCAATGGGTACCATGAAAAAGTATGGAAGgtcaattagaaaaaaaattggtGTGATTTGCATACAATAATACAGTGTGTAAGATCAATCCGTAGGTCATTTAAAAAATGTTGTGTGTGCATCCAAGATCTCAATAtagaagtgatagcttaaaatcaactatgcatcttgttagagggatccaaacatgactaaaataaaattttaaattatgaaAATAACTAGGTTTCGTTACCAACAGGGACATGTTATGGTTTGCAATAGGTGGGGAGATATAGGTAGAGAAGGagggaaaagaaaagagagaaatagagaggagagagaagtagagagagatataaaggagGGAGTtatatggagagagggagagatagagataaagagagggagagaaagggatagAAATGTGATATAGATAAATAAATATAACTTGGAAAAGAATGAGGATGaggagaggaggggggggggggggggggggcgaagagggagagagaggaatagagatagaaagagggagacaatgagaGGGGGGAGATGTTGACATAGAAAAATAAAGATActagaagtgatatatagagagaggtagaagaaTATAAAGACTA from Cryptomeria japonica chromosome 3, Sugi_1.0, whole genome shotgun sequence harbors:
- the LOC131033894 gene encoding putative pentatricopeptide repeat-containing protein At1g09680 translates to MIKKSTHMSVLLLNLSNAHRRYYRSLAINKPISRFPAVHPSSPINLKNDNTEIVQKVYMALKEEPSLDSLKKLSHRLTADHVIQVILRGQLKVGCLLNFFNWAGQQQGFRHTVRSYCTMIHVLCQARMFPQARSLLEIIVSRKGRHSAASVFQVLVETQIPRKHTPPAVYNMLMNIYTRSGMIPDAIQCLRLIKKHKFVLSLQTCNAIIGSFLKSKSTDSALDLYNEMVEYGVCPNVYTLNMTITCLCKDGKLGEASSLFDEMEKRGLSPNLVTFNTLISGHCKKGQISDAYKLLTVMVEQGICPNIVTYSSLINGHCKEGRLEEACKLFEEMKGRGVIPDGVIFTTLIDAHSKLGTIEAALNLHDEMVKQGIKLDVVAYNALVHGLFRAGKLKEVKRFLDLLVKTGLVPDKITYTILVDGFCKEGNLEKALEIRNKMAMKGMKMDNVCYTALVTGLTRQGKVVDAHNMLHEMLKAGFMPDDATYTMVIDGYCKNDNLEMALKLFKEMEHNGAVPGVIHYNALISGLCKKGQTRKANMLLKTMIDRGLVPDDITYNTLIHGLSKKKNSEVSRKLHDETGFISDFGAYTSLMDEFESKPEFTRE